A window of Pomacea canaliculata isolate SZHN2017 linkage group LG3, ASM307304v1, whole genome shotgun sequence contains these coding sequences:
- the LOC112558982 gene encoding MAM and LDL-receptor class A domain-containing protein 1-like, producing MCSFVQLSNGSLHWINTNGSNHNGINVDHTTGSETGHYITLTNSSSTNNSATMVSPMYAPSSGECLQFYYHIHGNNGGSLKVQLHLKTSESIIWQMQGEQGDDWKIAQVTIKTLTKYQLSFSGWMLPGSGDVSLDDISILPFPCAEPGSCDFETDFCTFTNSKTDQFDWILGFGDTKSLYSGPSTDHTTGTVEGHYIFIDSTTSLPGDKAQLVSETLHPTPGSCLVFYYNMNGAGMGSLNVYKSTQLSQKLIFNQTGHHANAWLQSSVNLTSVTPYTIIFEGVKGANNTSDIALDDISVSQGACGQQNGTGTPGITTTPLSIPNLGCDFENGICQWTQDTSNQFNWTWQQGSTATADSGPRFDHTQGNIRGHYVDVDASHAANATARLRSPQFSNTGSTCATFWYHMYGADVNKLNLYLASPGKPGSQVWTKSGNQGFMWQYAEVEVGAVSSAQLIFEAVCGTAYMGDIALDDISIISGPCPAPGKDLSFCDFEDTHMCGFVQSISDQFDWVLETGATTPDLGPKVDHTYGSIEGHFIYLKPVNFGGEALLLSKPYNPTFGSCLTFWYYQRGGDVGTIFVSIVPVGEEITPSSIWRMDDDQGTQWHLAAINIENAEQFQVVFKGSLSGYGGGIALDDIRMSPISCQVLADCDFEQGGICTWTQSQNDDFDWLVNSGETASLDTGPPSDHTTGTESGEYIYLPSMAPLHPGYKAILISQIIPLYDLPDLCFTFWYYMWGSRAGTLNISYHIQGAFSDEPVITFTRTGNQGNNWIQGFMDIPQPWNAITIFIMGSIGNGDKGDIALDDFKLYSISCDQVKGTTSTAVLFKCNDAANTTVTQDKVCNFIRDCPPPYLDEANCGDCDFNDDNCQWTEASNSIWQWSLGNGQSNASRAVPKYDHSGSTTDSFLYLDKGTGTQADFSDIYSIQFGPCSSTCQMQLFYYISGQASQVRVLLEQAEEKTVLWATQGRDTDKWVKATVDILRVATPFRIHIQGYTALTTSFQGIVAVDDVQFENCNFPVPGNCDSSQTQFHCNSSACIPMAAVCDFTDDCGDGSDEASCGTYPSRTDFEQSLGAWYNDQSGSDNFDWIRMHGSTSTSGTGPSRDHSRGTSSGYYMYIDSSPPSKPGDKAWLLSIDAFNPTLGSTCALRFYYHMYGAAIGNLNIYTRISLHGNLKQILSLSGNYGDAWMRKDIILQEKELFQIVIEGVVGNGYLGDIGIDDISMTSDCQVSKVSLPSGSTPLPTQPAPCSANQFACDGYRCIPRSQVCDFHKQCSDGSDELMCGDCTFEAGLCGWRDHSTGQFAWVRKSLNESASTGGPSSDADGGAQYIIVQPTMGVTQDPARLMSPVLNASAAMCCMNFSYHMFGSSAGNLRILLQQTIDIGTDNGIDLWHYSGTAGNAWQQYSVRIGQIDYPFVITFSSLPTPGFGRYDVAIDNIAFSDCQNEKIFNHTEVSMDCSFDLGLCGYSQVQTDNFDWSLTDISTPTEGTGPDRDHTSGTGCYIYIETSTPQKPGDVADLTSPLQAPTSPEGKCLKFWYHMFGAHVETLNVFIQQDSNRTLIWTRSNTQGNIWRQALRTIVSYQSYKVIFEGVVGVSFLGDIAIDDVSLVDEPCPPSLECDFEADFCDYTQSTDDQFDWIRHANNLSQVNTGPSWDHTALNREGYYAYLTTGPPHKAGDRAVIVSPVQQRSLISQCLTFWYQMYGFPSVGQLNLYIISNGTRSTSPVFSVAGDHGSIWIQAAYTLPPPKASWQIMIEAVVGQSDAGDIAIDDIKIQEGDCPPPGSCNFEVDTCSYYNIEGYGMDDFDWLRSAGGTVVAGTGPAVDHTSDSDAGFYMYMQADTHSMGQRASFSSSPIPCSPQMCISFWYHMYGQDEGTLVVYQSGEQLVTLMTMTGDQGDFWHYWENTTSCDSSFELIFDGTVGNGSRGDIAIDDVSVKPGNCTGPPATDNPGISQVTYAPTKYDCNFDQASICNWIQDITDNFNWTLHHGATASLQTGPSYDHTQQNINGYYIYTEASHQPANATARIMSQTVTINNTGLCVHFWFHMYGSSIGLLNVYAQQGKNLGNPLWTRSGEQGDKWISATLFLTPQGLSPLQNQTTIVQIVFEGVLTRGYQSDIALDDISFNNGNCPTSVSCSFDSDDICGYLQETIANYSWTRQRGHTPSSGTGPAADHTYGTMSGYYMYAEASKGNPGENANLLSPVQPATTGKCLHFYYHMSGTGMGTLMVSIRARAVSTVIWRRFSDQGDDWHTAQVSINSNFQYQVEFQAVRGSTYQSDIAIDDVELQDGLCSLPASCDFEQGQCAWSNDDADDDFDWIRSQGSTITANTGPTSDHTLQNIKGHYMYIEASQPRKPGDKARLHSEILNNSSHPQCLTFWYNMHGAGMGTLSVYKNLVSRTSGLIQLWTLSGDQGAQWQKASVPVHDNKKEFMLVFEGVVGSSYLSDMAIDDVSLTDGDCSSSSQPSKFTCRNQQTVTSDKVCNFVKDCSDGSDEVQCGNCTFEVDLCGYNDISKGSFRYLRTSNSTSTKSLPIPFDHSYNKNSGYLLYVDTSRGTFNSLATLASPVLHQSSPACQLYFYYFIIGSAGAGQLQVSVMTGDTKTIVWQLRTSSVTNQWLLAVADIGALMETSRFT from the exons ATGTGCAGCTTTGTTCAGCTTTCCAATGGCAGTCTTCACTGGATCAACACCAATGGCTCCAACCACAATGGAATCAATGTGGATCACACCACGGGCTCAGAAACAG GTCACTACATTACACTCACGAACTCAAGTAGCACCAACAACTCTGCAACAATGGTGTCACCCATGTATGCCCCCTCCTCTGGTGAGTGCCTGCAGTTCTATTATCACATTCATGGCAACAATGGAGGCTCCTTGAAAGTGCAGCTTCACTTGAAAACCTCTGAGTCTATCATCTGGCAAATGCAGGGTGAGCAAGGAGATGACTGGAAAATAGCACAGGTTACAATCAAGACTCTCACAAAATATCAG CTTTCTTTCAGTGGATGGATGCTTCCTGGTTCAGGCGATGTTTCACTAGACGACATCTCCATCTTGCCATTTCCATGTGCAGAGCCTGGATCTTGTGACTTTGAGACTGACTTCTGCACTTTCACTAATTCCAAAACAGATCAGTTTGACTGGATACTGGGTTTTGGAGATACTAAATCACTCTATTCTGGACCTAGCACTGATCACACAACTGGCACTGTAGAAG GGCACTACATTTTTATTGACAGCACTACGAGTCTTCCTGGTGACAAGGCCCAGCTTGTGAGCGAGACCCTACACCCCACCCCAGGAAGTTGCCTGGTGTTCTATTACAACATGAATGGTGCAG GCATGGGATCACTGAATGTCTACAAGTCCACACAGCTCAGCCAAAAGCTAATCTTCAACCAGACAGGACATCATGCTAATGCATGGCTTCAGTCATCTGTGAACCTTACTTCTGTGACACCTTACACCATTATCTTTGAAGGAGTCAAGGGAGCCAACAATACCAGTGACATAGCATTAGATGATATCTCTGTGTCACAAGGTGCTTGTGGCCAGCAAAATGGAACAGGGACACCTGGAATCACCACAACACCATTat CAATTCCTAACTTGGGCTGCGACTTTGAGAATGGCATTTGTCAGTGGACACAAGATACTAGCAATCAGTTTAACTGGACATGGCAGCAAGGTTCAACAGCCACTGCTGACTCAGGCCCCAGGtttgaccacacacaaggaaaCATCCGAG GGCACTATGTGGATGTTGATGCCTCCCATGCAGCCAATGCCACAGCCCGCCTGCGCAGCCCACAGTTCAGCAACACAGGCTCAACATGTGCAACATTCTGGTACCACATGTATGGTGCAGATGTGAACAAACTGAACTTGTATCTTGCAAGTCCTGGAAAACCTGGTTCTCAAGTCTGGACAAAGTCTGGCAACCAGGGCTTTATGTGGCAGTATGCAGAAGTTGAAGTAGGGGCTGTTTCTTCCGCACAG CTCATATTTGAAGCTGTCTGTGGCACTGCATACATGGGAGATATAGCACTGGATGATATCAGTATAATCAGTGGTCCATGTCCTGCACCAGGCAAAGATTTAT CATTTTGTGATTTCGAAGACACTCACATGTGTGGATTCGTGCAGTCGATTAGTGACCAGTTTGATTGGGTATTGGAAACAGGAGCAACAACTCCAGACTTAGGACCTAAAGTTGATCACACATATGGCAGTATAGAGG GTCACTTTATTTATCTGAAGCCCGTAAATTTTGGAGGTGAAGCACTACTGTTAAGCAAGCCTTACAACCCAACCTTTGGAAGCTGCCTTACCTTCTGGTACTACCAGAGAGGAGGTGATGTAGGAACCATTTTTGTCTCCATTGTTCCTGTTGGAGAAGAAATCACACCATCATCAATATGGAGAATGGATGATGACCAGGGCACACAGTGGCACCTGGCTGCTATTAACATCGAAAATGCAGAACAATTTCAG GTAGTTTTTAAGGGGTCTCTTAGTGGCTATGGAGGTGGCATTGCACTGGATGACATCCGTATGTCACCTATAAGCTGTCAAGTCTTGGCAGACTGCGACTTTGAACAAGGTGGGATCTGCACCTGGACTCAAAGTCAAAATGATGACTTTGACTGGCTAGTAAATAGTGGGGAAACAGCTTCTTTGGACACTGGGCCTCCCAGCGATCATACAACTGGTACAGAAAGTG GGGAGTATATCTACCTTCCATCAATGGCTCCTCTACATCCAGGATACAAGGCCATTCTGATATCTCAGATAATACCCCTCTATGACCTCCCTGActtatgttttacattttggtaCTACATGTGGGGCTCCAGAGCTGGAACTCTGAATATCAGCTACCATATTCAAGGTGCATTCAGTGACGAGCCTGTGATTACGTTTACACGGACTGGTAACCAAGGAAACAATTGGATTCAAGGCTTTATGGATATTCCTCAACCATGGAATGCGATTACG ATCTTTATTATGGGAAGTATTGGAAATGGGGACAAAGGTGACATTGCACTCGATGATTTCAAGCTCTATTCTATTAGTTGTGATCAAG tcaAGGGTACCACTTCTACTGCTGTATTGTTCAAGTGTAACGATGCAGCCAACACAACAGTTACACAGGATAAAGTCTGCAACTTTATTAGAGACTGCCCACCTCCTTATTTAGATGAAGCTAACTGTG GTGACTGTGACTTTAATGATGATAACTGCCAGTGGACAGAGGCCAGTAACAGTATTTGGCAATGGTCTTTGGGTAATGGTCAATCCAATGCCAGCAGGGCTGTTCCCAAGTATGACCACAGCGGCAGCACCACAG ACAGTTTTTTGTACCTGGACAAGGGAACAGGCACACAAGCTGACTTTTCTGACATTTACAGCATTCAGTTTGGTCCTTGCAGTTCCACCTGTCAGATGCAgttgttttattacatttctgGACAGG CTTCACAAGTCAGGGTGCTGCTAGAGCAGGCTGAAGAAAAAACAGTCTTGTGGGCAACACAAGGACGAGATACTGACAAGTGGGTCAAAGCTACAGTTGATATTCTGCGAGTGGCAACACCATTCAGG ATACATATTCAAGGATACACTGCGCTGACAACTTCATTTCAAGGCATTGTGGCAGTTGATGATGTCCAGTTTGAAAACTGCAATTTTCCAG TACCAGGAAACTGTGATAGCAGTCAGACTCAGTTCCACTGCAATAGCTCTGCCTGTATCCCTATGGCAGCTGTCTGTGACTTTACTGATGATTGCGGTGATGGCAGTGATGAGGCTTCTTGTG GTACTTATCCATCCCGCACAGACTTTGAACAAAGTTTGGGTGCCTGGTACAATGACCAGTCTGGGTCAGATAACTTTGATTGGATCCGTATGCATGGTTCAACCAGTACAAGTGGGACTGGTCCTTCACGGGATCACAGTAGAGGAACATCTAGTG gttattatatgtatatagacaGTTCTCCACCCAGCAAACCTGGTGACAAAGCTTGGCTTCTGAGCATTGATGCGTTTAACCCCACTTTAGGATCCACTTGCGCA CTGCGTTTCTATTACCATATGTACGGAGCAGCCATTGGAAATCTCAACATTTACACCCGTATCTCTCTTCATGGTAACTTAAAGCagattctgtctctctctggaAACTATGGTGATGCATGGATGCGGAAGGACATCATCCTCcaagaaaaagaattatttcaG ATTGTCATTGAAGGAGTGGTTGGAAATGGTTACCTTGGTGATATTGGTATTGACGACATCTCCATGACTTCTGACTGTCAAGTGTCCAAAG TATCACTCCCATCTGGCTCAACTCCTTTGCCTACTCAGCCTGCTCCCTGTTCAGCAAATCAGTTTGCATGTGATGGCTATCGCTGTATTCCAAGATCCCAAGTTTGTGACTTCCATAAGCAGTGCAGTGATGGCAGTGATGAGCTTATGTGTG GTGACTGCACCTTTGAAGCTGGCCTCTGTGGATGGCGAGATCACAGCACAGGGCAGTTTGCTTGGGTCAGGAAGTCATTAAATGAAAGTGCTTCAACAGGTGGGCCCAGCTCTGATGCTGATGGAG GTGCTCAATACATAATCGTTCAGCCTACCATGGGTGTAACTCAGGATCCTGCTAGACTGATGTCTCCAGTGCTCAATGCTTCTGCTGCCatgtgctgcatgaattttagtTACCACATGTTTGGTTCTAGTGCAG GTAATTTGAGGATTCTTCTGCAGCAAACAATAGACATTGGCACAGACAATGGTATTGATTTGTGGCACTATTCAGGGACTGCTGGCAATGCTTGGCAACAATATTCTGTTAGGATTGGGCAGATTGACTATCCCTTTGTG ATCACATTTTCCTCTTTGCCAACACCTGGATTTGGCAGGTATGATGTGGCAATTGATAACATTGCATTCTCAGATTGCCAGAATGAAAAGATCTTCAATCATACAG AAGTGAGCATGGACTGTTCGTTTGATTTAGGACTGTGTGGCTATTCACAAGTTCAAACGGATAACTTTGACTGGTCACTGACAGACATAAGTACACCAACAGAAGGAACTGGACCTGATCGTGATCACACATCAGGCACTGGCTGTTACATTTACATTGAGACATCTACACCTCAGAAACCTGGTGATGTAGCTGATCTGACATCTCCACTCCAG GCACCAACAAGTCCTGAAGGGAAGTGTTTAAAGTTTTGGTATCACATGTTTGGTGCACATGTGGAAACTCTGAATGTCTTCATACAGCAAGACTCAAACCGCACACTAATTTGGACTCGGTCAAACACACAAGGCAACATTTGGCGTCAAGCATTGCGTACCATCGTCAGTTATCAGTCATACAAG GTTATCTTTGAGGGAGTTGTTGGGGTGAGCTTCCTGGGTGACATTGCAATTGATGATGTCTCACTTGTGGATGAGCCTTGTCCTCCTTCAT TGGAATGTGACTTTGAGGCAGACTTTTGTGACTACACCCAGAGTACAGATGATCAGTTTGACTGGATTCGTCATGCGAATAATCTCTCACAAGTTAACACAGGTCCATCCTGGGACCACACAGCACTCAACCGAGAGG GTTATTACGCATACCTTACAACAGGACCTCCCCATAAGGCTGGAGACCGTGCTGTCATTGTAAGCCCTGTTCAGCAAAGATCTCTAATCAGCCAGTGCTTAACTTTCTGGTACCAGATGTATGGTTTCCCATCTGTGGGCCAGCTCAATCTCTACATTATTTCAAATGGTACTCGATCAACATCACCGGTTTTTAGTGTGGCAGGTGACCATGGAAGCATCTGGATTCAGGCTGCCTACACTTTGCCACCACCAAAAGCCTCATGGCAG ATCATGATTGAGGCCGTAGTTGGGCAAAGCGATGCTGGAGACATTGCTATTGATGATATAAAGATACAAGAAGGTGACTGTCCTCCTCCTGGTTCCTGTAACTTTGAAGTTGACACCTGTAGCTACTACAATATTGAAGGCTATGGCATGGATGACTTTGACTGGCTTCGCTCTGCAGGTGGGACTGTTGTAGCTGGCACTGGTCCTGCAGTTGACCACACATCTGATTCTGATGCAG GtttttacatgtacatgcaaGCGGATACCCACAGCATGGGACAAAGGGCATCATTTTCCAGTTCTCCTATTCCTTGTAGCCCTCAGATGTGCATCAGCTTTTGGTATCACATGTATGGTCAGG ATGAAGGCACCTTGGTAGTGTACCAGAGTGGAGAACAACTTGTGACTCTTATGACAATGACAGGTGACCAAGGTGATTTCTGGCACTACTGGGAGAACACAACAAGCTGTGACTCCTCTTTTGAG CTGATATTTGATGGCACAGTAGGAAATGGCTCTCGAGGAGATATTGCTATTGATGATGTGTCTGTGAAACCAGGAAACTGCACTGGTCCACCTGCTACTGACAATCCTGGAATTTCACAAGTTACATATG CACCAACGAAGTATGACTGCAACTTTGATCAGGCTAGCATCTGCAACTGGATCCAGGACATTACAGACAATTTTAACTGGACCCTGCATCATGGTGCAACGGCATCACTCCAAACAGGACCTAGCTATGATCATACACAGCAGAATATAAATG GTTACTATATATACACTGAAGCATCCCACCAGCCAGCCAATGCTACGGCACGTATTATGAGTCAAACTGTGACCATAAATAACACTGGTTTATGTGTTCACTTCTGGTTCCACATGTATGGCAGCAGCATCGGATTGCTTAATGTCTATGCTCAGCAAG GAAAAAATCTGGGAAACCCTCTGTGGACAAGGTCAGGTGAACAAGGAGACAAGTGGATCAGTGCAACTCTATTTCTTACACCCCAAGGTCTCTCTCCTCTCCAGAATCAGACAACTATTGTGCAG ATTGTCTTTGAGGGTGTACTTACTAGAGGCTACCAAAGTGACATAGCACTGGATGACATCTCCTTCAACAATGGCAATTGCCCTACATCAG tcaGTTGTAGTTTTGATTCTGATGATATCTGTGGTTACCTGCAAGAAACAATTGCTAATTATAGCTGGACCAGGCAAAGAGGTCACACACCAAGCTCAGGAACAGGTCCAGCCGCAGACCATACCTATGGCACAATGAGTG GGTACTACATGTATGCAGAGGCTTCCAAAGGAAATCCTGGCGAGAATGCAAACCTGTTGAGTCCTGTGCAGCCTGCCACAACAGGCAAGTGCCTTCACTTTTACTACCACATGAGTGGCACAGGCATGGGAACACTCATGGTGTCCATCAGGGCACGGGCTGTAAGCACCGTCATCTGGCGCCGCTTTTCAGACCAGGGTGATGACTGGCATACAGCACAAGTCTCCATCAATTCCAACTTTCAGTACCAG GTGGAGTTTCAAGCTGTCCGGGGAAGCACTTATCAAAGTGATATAGCTATAGATGATGTTGAGCTGCAGGATGGCCTCTGCTCACTGCCAGCTTCATGTGACTTTGAACAGGGACAATGTGCCTGGAGCAATGATGACGCTGATGATGACTTTGACTGGATTCGCTCTCAGGGCTCCACCATCACTGCAAATACTGGCCCTACAAGTGACCACACTCTGCAGAATATTAAAG GTCACTACATGTACATAGAGGCATCTCAACCTAGGAAACCAGGAGACAAAGCTCGACTGCATTCAGAGATTTTGAATAACAGTTCACATCCCCAGTGCCTCACCTTCTGGTACAATATGCATGGAGCTGGCATGGGTACCCTCTCTGTGTATAAGAACCTAGTCTCTAGAACGTCAGGACTTATTCAGCTCTGGACACTGAGTGGAGACCAGGGAGCTCAGTGGCAGAAAGCCTCAGTCCCTGTTCACGACAACAAAAAAGAGTTTATGCTGGTCTTTGAGGGAGTGGTTGGCAGTTCCTACCTTAGTGATATGGCCATTGATGATGTCAGTCTGACAGATGGAGACTGCTCTTCTAGTAGTCAGCCATCAAAATTTACCTGCAGAAATCAGCAGACTGTGACTAGTGATAAAGTGTGCAACTTTGTGAAGGACTGTTCTGATGGCAGCGATGAGGTTCAGTGTGGAAACTGTACCTTTGAGGTAGATCTGTGTGGGTATAATGACATTAGCAAGGGTTCTTTTAGGTACCTGCGCACCAGTAATTCTACATCAACAAAGAGTCTTCCAATTCCATTTGACCATTCTTACAACAAAAACAGTGGATATCTGCTGTATGTGGACACAAGCCGAGGAACTTTCAACTCTTTGGCCACATTAGCAAGTCCTGTACTTCATCAGTCTTCTCCAGCCTGCCAGCTGTATTTCTACTACTTCATCATTGGTAGTGCTGGTGCTGGTCAGCTTCAGGTCTCCGTCATGACTGGAGACACCAAAACCATTGTCTGGCAGCTCCGTACCAGCTCTGTTACTAACCAGTGGCTACTTGCTGTGGCAGACATAGGTGCTTTAATGGAGACTTCCAGATTTACATAG
- the LOC112558593 gene encoding MAM and LDL-receptor class A domain-containing protein 1-like, translated as MEGSSPLLLFLLFAAALAVSKGHMLDCNFEQDFCQWRQVTGADSLDWQRHSGSTPLSTTGLSFDHTTGKNGSYAYVYFDSSNGIAGATAQLYSPLLTVGRNNYMCLTFWYQMNGGHTGTLTLYHNNTRLWALSGGQGNVWLQAQDHNRGHFSRGDCV; from the exons ATGGAAGGGAGCAGTCCACTCCTATTGTTTCTCCTGTTTGCTGCTGCTCTAGCAG TAAGCAAAGGACATATGCTGGACTGTAACTTTGAGCAAGACTTCTGCCAGTGGAGACAGGTCACAGGGGCAGATAGCTTGGACTGGCAGCGACATTCTGGCAGCACCCCTTTATCCACCACGGGACTCAGTTTTGACCACACAACGGGCA AAAATGGTTCCTACGCGTACGTCTACTTCGATAGTTCCAATGGTATAGCAGGCGCCACAGCCCAGCTGTACAGCCCCTTGCTGACTGTCGGGAGGAACAACTACATGTGCCTGACGTTCTGGTACCAAATGAATGGGGGACACACAGGCACCCTGACACTGTACCACAACAACACCAGGCTGTGGGCTCTGTCTGGTGGTCAAGGCAACGTGTGGCTGCAGGCGCAAGATCACAATCGCGGACATTTCTCACGAGGAG ATTGTGTTTGA